From one Gammaproteobacteria bacterium genomic stretch:
- the ftsH gene encoding ATP-dependent zinc metalloprotease FtsH, translating into MAKNIILWVVIAVVLMSVFNNFGPPQVPVQQLTYSEFLSEVRKGAITEVTIQGRTIQGKRDGGDKFMTYSPNDPKLVDELVNNGVQISAVPPERQGLLMQMLISWFPMLLLIGVWIFFMRQMQGGGGGRGAMSFGRSKARLLGEDQIKVTFNDVAGVDEAKEEVGELVKFLQAPEKFQKLGGKIPRGVLMVGSPGTGKTLLAKAIAGEAKVPFFSISGSDFVEMFVGVGASRVRDMFEQAKKQAPCIIFIDEIDAVGRKRGAGLGGGHDEREQTLNQLLVEMDGFEGNDGVIVIAATNRPDVLDPALLRPGRFDRQVVVPLPDVRGREQILKVHMRKVPLSDNVKPSIIARGTPGFSGADLANLINEAALFAARGNMREVEMEHFEKAKDKIMMGAERRSMVMSEDEKKLTAYHESGHAIVGWLVPSHDPIHKVTIIPRGRALGVTMFLPEEDRYSYSRERLESQISTMFGGRIAEEIIFGSEAVTTGASNDIQRTTEIARNMVTKWGLSDKLGPLTYSEEEGEVFLGHSVVQHKTVSDDTARLIDEEVRVIIDRNYKRAENMLKDNEDKLHLMADALMTYETLDHSQVGDIMNGKTPRPPKDWDQTDPPSSGKVVDDVEDKLEEDESKTDSTIGGPASQH; encoded by the coding sequence ATGGCAAAAAACATTATTCTTTGGGTGGTCATCGCAGTTGTATTGATGTCTGTCTTTAATAATTTCGGGCCACCACAGGTGCCGGTACAGCAGTTGACCTATTCTGAATTTCTCAGTGAGGTGCGTAAGGGTGCCATTACTGAGGTGACTATTCAGGGGCGCACCATACAAGGTAAGCGTGACGGCGGCGATAAATTCATGACCTACAGTCCGAACGACCCCAAATTGGTTGATGAGCTTGTTAACAACGGTGTACAAATCAGCGCTGTGCCACCTGAGCGTCAAGGTTTGTTGATGCAAATGCTGATTTCCTGGTTCCCCATGTTACTGCTGATTGGGGTTTGGATTTTCTTTATGCGCCAGATGCAAGGCGGTGGCGGTGGTCGTGGCGCCATGTCGTTTGGTCGCAGCAAGGCACGTTTACTCGGTGAAGACCAAATCAAGGTGACATTTAATGATGTTGCAGGTGTGGATGAAGCCAAAGAAGAAGTCGGTGAGTTAGTCAAATTTCTACAAGCCCCTGAAAAATTTCAAAAATTAGGTGGTAAAATTCCGCGCGGCGTTTTAATGGTCGGTTCGCCAGGCACGGGTAAAACCCTATTAGCCAAGGCCATTGCTGGTGAAGCCAAGGTGCCATTCTTTAGTATTTCAGGGTCTGATTTTGTTGAAATGTTTGTTGGTGTCGGTGCGTCACGTGTTCGTGACATGTTTGAGCAAGCCAAAAAACAAGCACCTTGCATTATCTTTATTGATGAAATCGATGCAGTAGGCCGTAAGCGCGGCGCTGGTCTTGGCGGTGGTCACGACGAGCGCGAGCAGACACTCAACCAATTACTGGTAGAAATGGATGGTTTTGAGGGTAATGACGGCGTCATTGTTATCGCTGCAACTAACCGTCCTGATGTGCTCGACCCAGCCTTATTACGCCCTGGCCGTTTTGATAGGCAGGTTGTTGTGCCATTGCCTGATGTTCGTGGCCGTGAGCAAATCCTTAAAGTTCACATGCGTAAAGTGCCGCTTAGCGATAATGTAAAACCAAGTATTATTGCGCGTGGGACACCGGGGTTCTCCGGTGCTGATTTAGCCAATTTGATTAATGAGGCTGCTTTGTTTGCTGCACGCGGCAATATGCGTGAAGTTGAAATGGAGCACTTTGAGAAAGCCAAAGACAAGATCATGATGGGCGCAGAACGCCGTTCCATGGTGATGAGTGAAGATGAGAAAAAGCTCACTGCTTACCATGAATCGGGTCATGCCATTGTTGGCTGGTTGGTGCCTTCACACGATCCGATTCACAAAGTAACGATCATTCCGCGTGGCCGTGCCCTGGGTGTCACCATGTTCCTGCCTGAAGAAGATCGCTATAGCTATAGCCGTGAGCGTTTGGAAAGCCAAATCTCAACCATGTTTGGTGGCCGTATTGCGGAAGAAATTATCTTTGGCTCAGAGGCAGTAACCACGGGTGCATCTAACGATATTCAGCGTACCACTGAAATTGCTCGTAATATGGTGACCAAATGGGGCTTATCAGACAAACTTGGCCCGTTGACTTACAGCGAAGAAGAAGGCGAGGTATTCCTTGGTCATTCTGTTGTGCAGCACAAAACAGTTTCAGACGACACAGCGCGCTTGATCGACGAAGAAGTGCGCGTGATTATTGATCGCAACTATAAACGTGCAGAAAATATGTTAAAGGATAATGAAGATAAGTTGCACCTTATGGCAGATGCACTAATGACCTATGAAACTCTTGATCATTCGCAGGTGGGTGACATTATGAATGGTAAAACACCACGGCCACCCAAGGATTGGGATCAAACCGA